One region of Pseudomonas sp. ABC1 genomic DNA includes:
- a CDS encoding AAA family ATPase: protein MKILAIRLKNLASLAGEHSIDFTQEPLASAGLFAITGPTGAGKSTLLDALCLALFGSTPRMKDAARQKSSKVPDGDEELSSGDERTLLRRGCGQGYAEVDFIGIDQRRYRARWETNRARERADGRLQPSRQSLLDLESGTLLASGRKGEFKELLESRLGLTLEQFTRAVLLAQSEFSTFLKASDDQRSTLLEKLTDTGLYSQLGQAAYEKAKQASEDYKALQQQAGTLQPLDDEARQALQQTLEQDNQQLKAQQQRLRQLEAQQQWLGELERLQQESSQADAAVQALDDEHLHLLGLREQVAQVERLAPQRHRFLRAQELSARLQSERLKQERQHAEQQRVQQQCETLDSQHQQAQTHLSQAEQAQLAAEPLLASARAAEQRLQHLDNRLLEVRNAAQQAEQHCLASDAACKRLEQEQQQLDDQRQALDALLQKDAALQPLASAWVGYLPRLRQCAQVSEQLRDAEQTLPAISSQAERDAQALDEVQRALLDLQRQVGTESTSAHAAQLDQRLQQERQQLVASQQLQRLWQQQQELQQQQARRLEQQRQQQVALQTVQQDGQLTRQQRDAAAQTRDAVQALLERQRLARKSEVENLRANLCPGEACPVCGSQEHPWHDPTALLTALGRQDASEAEQANQALQVLEQQLQTLRDRHTELRTRIEQDGQALEEIDANLARLDAQLNALPLHAQLLAQAAPERADWLTQQLQRLTASIEQAEQEQQRLREVQQQIEGLQAQRQTLQQQAEQSARQWQRHTENIERDRTWLDTEMQALGPLLPGDIAQGWREAPTARLAQLEQQVDAYLQNLQRQQQLHERQRQSHQALELQRNERHYRDEQRQHSARDLQDCLQQQQTEQQQLQALLDGRLDTQSWQQALRQAIDMARVALADNERQANAARIALIRLDEENQAHARRLHEWQAEHALLDEQLSQWRNQAALLDDDNLASLLAHDDTWLGDSRERLQQHERARTEARARQQERQSRLREHRQRQPQDLSTETLQEAMSACQQALEQQEQRCTHSRAALIEDDRRRDQCSALEQQLGQAEAENQRWGRIASLIGSSDGAAFRRIAQAYNLDLLVQHSNVQLRQLARRYRLKRGGSPLGLLVVDTEMGDELRSVHSLSGGETFLVSLALALGLASMASNRLRIESLFIDEGFGSLDAESLQIAMDALDALQAQGRKVAVISHVQEMHERIPVQIQVQRQGNGQSRIEVVG, encoded by the coding sequence ATGAAAATCCTTGCCATCCGCCTGAAGAACCTGGCCTCGCTGGCCGGCGAACACAGCATCGACTTCACCCAGGAACCGCTGGCCAGCGCGGGCCTCTTCGCCATCACCGGCCCCACCGGCGCGGGCAAGAGCACCCTGCTCGATGCCTTGTGCCTGGCGCTGTTCGGCAGCACGCCACGGATGAAGGATGCCGCCCGGCAGAAGTCCAGCAAGGTCCCCGATGGCGATGAGGAACTGTCCAGCGGCGACGAGCGCACCCTGCTGCGCCGGGGCTGCGGCCAGGGTTACGCCGAAGTGGATTTCATCGGCATCGACCAGCGCCGCTACCGCGCCCGCTGGGAAACCAACCGCGCCCGCGAGCGGGCCGACGGTCGCCTGCAACCGAGCCGCCAGAGCCTGCTCGACCTGGAAAGCGGCACGCTGCTGGCCAGTGGTCGCAAGGGTGAATTCAAGGAACTGCTGGAAAGCCGCCTGGGCCTGACCCTGGAGCAATTCACCCGCGCCGTGCTGCTGGCCCAGAGCGAATTCAGCACCTTTCTCAAGGCCAGCGACGACCAGCGCAGCACCCTGCTGGAGAAACTCACTGACACCGGCCTCTACAGCCAGCTGGGCCAGGCCGCCTACGAAAAGGCCAAGCAGGCCAGCGAAGACTACAAGGCCCTGCAACAGCAGGCAGGCACCCTGCAACCGCTCGACGATGAAGCACGCCAGGCACTGCAACAGACCCTCGAACAGGACAACCAGCAGCTCAAGGCCCAGCAGCAGCGCCTGCGCCAACTGGAAGCACAGCAGCAGTGGCTGGGGGAACTGGAGCGCTTGCAGCAGGAGTCGAGCCAGGCTGACGCCGCCGTGCAGGCACTCGACGACGAACACCTGCACCTGCTCGGCCTGCGCGAGCAGGTCGCCCAGGTGGAGCGCCTGGCACCGCAGCGGCATCGCTTCCTGCGCGCGCAGGAGTTGAGCGCGCGGCTGCAGAGCGAGCGACTGAAGCAGGAACGCCAGCACGCCGAGCAGCAGCGCGTGCAGCAGCAATGCGAAACCCTCGACAGCCAACACCAGCAGGCCCAGACACACCTGAGCCAGGCCGAGCAGGCACAGCTCGCGGCCGAACCGCTGCTGGCCAGCGCCCGCGCAGCCGAGCAGCGCCTGCAACACCTGGACAACCGTCTGCTGGAAGTGCGCAACGCGGCGCAACAGGCCGAACAACACTGCTTGGCCAGCGACGCGGCGTGCAAGCGCCTTGAACAAGAGCAGCAACAGTTGGACGACCAGCGCCAGGCGCTCGATGCCCTGCTGCAGAAAGACGCCGCCCTGCAACCGCTGGCCAGCGCCTGGGTCGGGTATCTGCCACGCCTGCGCCAGTGTGCCCAGGTCAGCGAGCAGTTACGCGATGCGGAGCAGACGCTGCCCGCCATCAGCAGCCAAGCGGAACGGGATGCCCAGGCCCTGGACGAGGTCCAGCGGGCACTGCTGGACCTGCAGCGCCAGGTCGGTACGGAATCCACCAGCGCGCACGCCGCCCAACTCGACCAGCGGCTCCAGCAGGAGCGCCAGCAGCTTGTCGCCAGCCAACAGTTGCAGCGACTCTGGCAACAGCAGCAGGAACTCCAGCAACAGCAGGCACGACGCCTCGAACAGCAACGCCAGCAGCAAGTTGCCCTACAAACCGTGCAGCAGGATGGACAACTCACTCGCCAACAACGGGACGCCGCGGCACAGACGCGCGATGCCGTGCAGGCCCTACTGGAACGCCAGCGCCTGGCCCGCAAGAGCGAAGTGGAAAACCTGCGCGCCAACCTCTGCCCTGGCGAAGCCTGCCCGGTCTGCGGCAGCCAGGAACATCCCTGGCACGACCCCACGGCCTTGCTGACAGCCCTCGGCCGCCAGGACGCCAGCGAAGCCGAACAGGCCAACCAGGCCTTGCAGGTACTGGAACAGCAACTGCAAACACTGCGCGACCGCCACACTGAACTGCGTACCCGTATCGAGCAGGATGGACAGGCGCTGGAAGAGATCGACGCCAACCTGGCCAGGCTGGACGCTCAACTGAATGCCCTGCCATTGCACGCACAGTTGCTGGCGCAGGCTGCTCCAGAGCGAGCGGACTGGCTGACGCAGCAACTCCAGCGACTGACCGCATCGATCGAACAGGCCGAACAGGAACAGCAACGGCTACGGGAAGTGCAGCAGCAGATCGAAGGCTTGCAGGCCCAGCGCCAAACGCTCCAGCAACAGGCCGAGCAGAGTGCCCGGCAATGGCAGCGCCACACGGAAAACATCGAACGCGACCGCACCTGGCTGGATACGGAGATGCAAGCCCTTGGCCCATTGTTGCCAGGTGATATCGCACAGGGCTGGCGAGAGGCACCGACAGCGCGGCTCGCCCAGTTGGAACAGCAGGTCGATGCCTACCTGCAGAACCTGCAACGCCAACAGCAGTTGCACGAGCGCCAGCGCCAATCCCACCAGGCGTTGGAACTGCAACGCAACGAACGGCACTACCGCGACGAACAGCGACAGCACAGCGCCCGCGACCTGCAAGACTGCCTGCAACAGCAGCAAACCGAACAACAACAGTTGCAGGCGCTGCTCGACGGACGCCTCGACACACAAAGCTGGCAACAGGCATTGCGCCAGGCCATCGACATGGCCCGCGTGGCGCTGGCCGACAACGAGCGCCAGGCCAATGCGGCGCGGATCGCCCTGATCCGCCTCGACGAAGAAAACCAGGCCCATGCCCGGCGATTACATGAGTGGCAGGCAGAGCACGCACTGCTCGACGAACAGCTCAGTCAATGGCGCAACCAGGCAGCGCTGCTGGACGACGACAACCTGGCCAGTCTGCTGGCCCACGACGACACCTGGCTGGGCGACAGCCGCGAGCGCCTGCAACAGCACGAGCGCGCCCGTACCGAAGCCCGCGCGCGCCAGCAGGAGCGTCAGTCACGCTTGCGTGAACACCGGCAACGGCAACCACAGGACCTCTCGACCGAGACCCTGCAAGAAGCCATGAGCGCCTGCCAGCAGGCACTGGAACAGCAGGAACAACGCTGCACCCATTCGCGCGCCGCACTGATCGAGGATGACCGCCGCCGCGACCAGTGCAGCGCGCTGGAACAGCAACTCGGCCAGGCCGAGGCGGAAAACCAGCGCTGGGGACGCATCGCCAGCCTGATCGGCTCGTCCGACGGCGCGGCCTTCCGCCGTATCGCCCAGGCCTACAACCTCGACCTGTTGGTCCAGCACAGCAACGTGCAACTGCGCCAACTGGCGCGCCGCTACCGGCTGAAACGTGGCGGCAGCCCGCTGGGCCTGCTGGTGGTGGATACGGAAATGGGCGACGAACTGCGCTCGGTGCACTCGCTGTCCGGTGGCGAAACCTTCCTGGTGTCGCTGGCCCTGGCCCTCGGCCTGGCGTCGATGGCCTCCAACCGGCTGCGCATCGAATCGCTGTTCATCGACGAAGGGTTCGGCAGTCTGGACGCCGAGTCCCTGCAGATCGCCATGGATGCCCTCGACGCCCTGCAGGCTCAGGGCCGCAAGGTGGCGGTGATCTCCCATGTACAGGAAATGCACGAACGCATCCCGGTGCAGATCCAGGTGCAGCGTCAGGGCAATGGGCAGAGTCGGATCGAGGTGGTGGGATAA
- the cysN gene encoding sulfate adenylyltransferase subunit CysN: MSHQSDLISEDILAYLAQHERKELLRFLTCGNVDDGKSTLIGRLLHDSKMIYEDHLEAITRDSKKVGTTGDDVDLALLVDGLQAEREQGITIDVAYRYFSTAKRKFIIADTPGHEQYTRNMATGASTCDLAIILVDARYGVQTQTRRHSFIASLLGIKHIVVAINKMDLMGFDQAVFERIKGDYLDFAKGLEQQPTSLYFVPMSALKGDNVVNRSEQAPWYDGQSLMEILETVEIAGDRNFDDLRFPVQYVNRPNLNFRGFAGTLASGVVRKGDEVIVLPSGKGSRVKSIVTYEGELEQATPGEAITLTLEDEIDVSRGDMLVHADNLPRISDSFEASLVWMAEEPMLPGKKYDIKRATSYVPGSFASIDYKVDVNTLEHGAASSLQLNEIARVKVSLDAPVALDGYAQNRTTGAFIVIDRLTNGTVGAGMIVAAPNAVAHGGQHGALAHVSTQERALRFGQQPATVLFSGLSGAGKSTLAYAVERKLFDLGRAVYVLDGQNLRHDLNKGLPQDRAGRTENWRRAAHVARQFNEAGLLTLAAFVAPDAEGREQAKALIGSDRLITVYVQASPDTCRQRDPQGLYAAGGDNIPGDSFPYDIPGNADLVINTESQSVEDGVKQVIALLRERGAI; encoded by the coding sequence ATGAGTCATCAGTCTGATTTGATCAGCGAGGATATCCTCGCCTACCTGGCCCAGCATGAACGCAAGGAACTGTTGCGCTTCCTGACCTGCGGCAACGTCGACGACGGCAAGAGCACCCTGATCGGGCGCCTGCTGCACGATTCCAAGATGATCTACGAGGATCACCTGGAAGCCATCACCCGCGATTCGAAGAAGGTCGGCACCACCGGTGACGACGTCGACCTGGCGCTGCTGGTGGACGGCCTGCAGGCCGAGCGCGAGCAGGGCATCACCATCGACGTGGCCTACCGCTATTTCAGCACCGCCAAGCGCAAGTTCATCATCGCCGACACCCCCGGCCATGAGCAGTACACCCGCAACATGGCCACCGGGGCATCGACCTGCGACCTGGCGATCATCCTGGTCGATGCGCGCTATGGCGTGCAGACCCAGACCCGCCGCCACAGCTTCATCGCCTCGCTGCTGGGTATCAAGCACATCGTCGTGGCCATCAACAAGATGGACCTGATGGGCTTCGACCAGGCCGTGTTCGAACGCATCAAGGGCGATTACCTGGACTTCGCCAAAGGCCTGGAACAGCAGCCGACGTCGCTGTACTTCGTGCCGATGTCGGCGCTCAAGGGCGACAACGTGGTCAACCGCAGCGAGCAGGCGCCCTGGTACGACGGGCAGTCGCTGATGGAAATCCTCGAAACCGTGGAAATCGCCGGCGACCGCAACTTCGACGACTTGCGCTTCCCGGTGCAGTACGTCAACCGCCCGAACCTGAATTTCCGTGGCTTCGCCGGCACCCTGGCCAGCGGCGTGGTGCGCAAGGGCGACGAAGTGATCGTGCTGCCGTCCGGCAAGGGCAGCCGCGTCAAGTCCATCGTCACCTACGAGGGCGAGCTGGAGCAGGCGACCCCGGGCGAGGCGATCACCCTGACCCTGGAAGACGAGATCGACGTCTCCCGTGGCGACATGCTGGTGCATGCCGACAACCTGCCGCGCATCAGCGACAGCTTCGAGGCCTCGCTGGTGTGGATGGCCGAAGAGCCGATGCTGCCGGGCAAGAAGTACGACATCAAGCGTGCCACCAGTTACGTACCGGGCTCCTTCGCCAGCATCGACTACAAGGTCGATGTGAACACCCTGGAGCATGGCGCGGCGAGCAGCCTGCAGCTCAATGAAATCGCGCGGGTCAAGGTCAGCCTGGACGCGCCGGTCGCGCTGGATGGCTATGCGCAGAACCGCACTACCGGTGCCTTCATCGTCATTGATCGGCTGACCAACGGCACTGTCGGTGCCGGCATGATCGTGGCCGCGCCGAATGCCGTCGCACACGGCGGCCAGCATGGCGCGCTGGCGCACGTTTCCACCCAGGAGCGGGCGCTGCGTTTCGGCCAGCAGCCGGCCACCGTGCTGTTCAGTGGCCTGTCCGGCGCGGGCAAGAGCACCCTGGCCTACGCCGTGGAACGCAAACTGTTCGACCTGGGCCGTGCGGTCTATGTGCTGGACGGCCAGAACCTGCGCCACGACCTGAACAAGGGGCTGCCACAGGACCGCGCCGGGCGTACCGAGAACTGGCGTCGTGCCGCCCATGTGGCGCGTCAGTTCAACGAAGCCGGCCTGCTGACCCTGGCCGCGTTCGTCGCGCCGGATGCCGAAGGCCGCGAGCAGGCCAAAGCGCTGATCGGCAGCGATCGCCTGATCACCGTCTACGTGCAGGCATCACCGGATACCTGCCGCCAGCGTGACCCGCAAGGTCTGTACGCTGCCGGCGGGGACAATATCCCGGGCGACTCCTTCCCCTACGACATTCCTGGCAATGCCGACCTGGTGATCAACACCGAGTCGCAGAGCGTGGAAGACGGGGTCAAGCAGGTCATCGCGTTGCTGCGCGAGCGCGGCGCGATCTGA
- the cysD gene encoding sulfate adenylyltransferase subunit CysD — translation MVDKLTHLKQLEAESIHIIREVAAEFDNPVMLYSIGKDSAVMLHLARKAFFPGKLPFPVMHVDTQWKFQEMYRFRDRMVAEMDLDLITHVNPEGVAQGINPFTHGSAKHTDIMKTEGLKQALDKYGFDAAFGGARRDEEKSRAKERVYSFRDSKHRWDPKNQRPELWNVYNGKVKKGESIRVFPLSNWTELDIWQYIYLEQIPIVPLYFAAEREVIEKNGTLIMIDDDRILEHLSDEEKARIQKKMVRFRTLGCYPLTGAVESTATTLPEIIQEMLLTRTSERQGRVIDHDGAGSMEEKKRQGYF, via the coding sequence ATGGTTGACAAGCTGACGCATTTGAAACAGTTGGAAGCCGAGAGCATCCATATCATCCGCGAGGTGGCTGCCGAGTTCGACAACCCGGTCATGCTGTACTCGATCGGCAAGGACTCCGCCGTCATGTTGCATCTGGCGCGCAAGGCGTTCTTCCCGGGCAAGCTGCCGTTCCCGGTGATGCACGTGGATACCCAGTGGAAGTTCCAGGAAATGTACCGCTTCCGTGACCGCATGGTTGCCGAGATGGACCTGGACCTGATCACCCACGTCAACCCGGAAGGTGTGGCCCAGGGGATCAACCCCTTCACCCACGGCAGTGCCAAGCACACCGACATCATGAAGACCGAGGGCCTGAAGCAGGCGCTCGACAAGTACGGCTTCGATGCCGCCTTCGGTGGCGCGCGGCGGGACGAGGAAAAGTCCCGTGCCAAGGAGCGTGTCTACTCCTTCCGCGACTCCAAGCACCGCTGGGACCCGAAGAACCAGCGCCCGGAACTGTGGAACGTCTACAACGGCAAGGTGAAGAAGGGCGAGTCGATCCGCGTCTTCCCGCTGTCGAACTGGACCGAGCTGGACATCTGGCAGTACATCTACCTTGAGCAGATCCCGATCGTGCCGCTGTACTTCGCCGCCGAGCGCGAAGTGATCGAGAAGAATGGCACGCTGATCATGATCGACGACGATCGCATCCTCGAGCACCTGAGCGACGAGGAAAAGGCGCGTATCCAGAAGAAGATGGTGCGTTTCCGTACCCTGGGCTGCTACCCGCTGACCGGCGCCGTGGAGTCGACCGCGACCACGTTGCCGGAAATCATCCAGGAAATGCTCCTGACCCGTACTTCCGAACGCCAGGGCCGTGTCATCGACCATGACGGGGCCGGGTCGATGGAAGAGAAAAAACGCCAGGGCTATTTCTAA
- a CDS encoding metal-sensing transcriptional repressor, which translates to MTRKSTLSPQEAMINRLARIEGQIRGLQAMIRRGDECEEIAVQFSAARKALDKAYQELLACLLEEAFADAGQDADQALQRVRAIFTKYT; encoded by the coding sequence ATGACGCGAAAAAGCACGCTTTCCCCGCAGGAAGCCATGATCAATCGGCTGGCCCGTATCGAGGGCCAGATCCGTGGCTTGCAGGCGATGATCCGTCGGGGTGATGAGTGCGAGGAAATCGCCGTGCAGTTCAGTGCAGCGCGCAAGGCGCTGGACAAGGCTTACCAGGAGTTGCTGGCCTGCCTGCTGGAAGAAGCTTTCGCGGATGCGGGGCAGGATGCCGATCAGGCGTTGCAGCGTGTCAGGGCGATCTTCACCAAGTACACCTGA
- a CDS encoding DUF2892 domain-containing protein, producing MKANIGTVDRGMRILLGVVLIVASLSGAIGAWGWIGLVLLLTGVFRFCPLYTLLGIQTCKRCQ from the coding sequence ATGAAAGCGAATATCGGAACTGTCGACCGTGGCATGCGCATCCTGCTGGGTGTGGTGCTGATCGTCGCAAGCCTGTCGGGGGCGATTGGCGCGTGGGGCTGGATCGGACTGGTGCTGTTGCTCACCGGAGTCTTCAGGTTCTGTCCGCTCTATACGTTGCTGGGTATCCAGACCTGCAAGCGCTGCCAATAA
- a CDS encoding DUF6691 family protein → MRRVTAFLSGLLFGLGLLLAGMADPAKVLAFLDLAGAWDPSLALVMIAAIGASAWPMHWARRHGVTLLGAPICLPTRRTLDRRLVGGSLLFGVGWGIAGICPGPALVLLPTGHWQIIVFVLAMLAGMGLFSVLDNRRAS, encoded by the coding sequence ATGAGGCGTGTAACGGCTTTTCTCTCCGGCCTTCTGTTCGGCCTCGGCCTGTTGCTGGCCGGCATGGCCGATCCGGCCAAGGTGCTGGCCTTTCTCGACCTGGCGGGTGCCTGGGACCCTTCGCTGGCACTGGTGATGATCGCGGCCATCGGTGCCAGCGCCTGGCCGATGCATTGGGCGAGGCGGCACGGCGTGACGCTGCTGGGCGCGCCGATCTGCTTGCCCACTCGTCGCACGCTGGATCGCCGCCTGGTCGGTGGCAGCCTGCTGTTCGGCGTCGGCTGGGGTATCGCGGGTATCTGTCCTGGCCCGGCGCTGGTGCTGCTGCCGACCGGGCACTGGCAAATCATCGTGTTCGTGCTCGCCATGCTGGCGGGCATGGGCCTGTTCAGCGTGCTGGATAACCGGCGCGCAAGCTGA